ATGACGCCGATGCGATGCGGGAAGCATTCAAGGAATTGAGATCGGCGGACGATGCCGTGAACGCGGCCACGCATGAGGCGATGGTGAATTTGTTCGCCACCATGTCCGTGGAAGAGCGCCAGCATATGGCCAGGATCCTGAGGCATGGGCCGGGGGACCGCAGGTCGCGGCACAAGCGCGGTCCGGACGGCCGCAGCGGACCGGCGGGTGACGGACCGCCCCCGCCGCCACCTGACGTCGAGCCCTGAGCAGGGTTTCCTTTCGGCGCTTGCCGTTCCACAGTGATGGCAAAACGGGAGGGCCGAATGAGAGAATACACTGATTATGATGGACTGGGTCTGGCGGAGCTGGTCCGCAGCAAACAGGTCAGCGCCGGAGAGCTGCTGGATGCGGCGGTCACACGGGCGGAAGCGGCGCAGGAAACGCTGAACTGTTTCACCGCGCTTTATCCGGACCTCGCCAAATCGCAGCTGGACTCAGGCATCGGCAGCGGTCCGTTCGCAGGCGTGCCGTTTGTCACAAAAGACCTTGCCGTTGAGGTGAAGGGCGCGCCGCTGACCAATGGCTCGGTTGCCTGGAAGGGTAATGTGGCCCAGCGGGATTCGGTGCTGACCGAACGCTATCGCCAGGCAGGGCTTGTCTTCTTCGGCCAGACGACCAGCCCGGAATACGGCCTGACCACCACGACCGAATCCACGCTTTACGGTCAGACACGAAACCCGTGGGATCTGACGCGCACCTCGGGCGGCTCGTCCGGCGGGGCCAGCGCAGCCGTGGCGGCCGGTGTGCTGCCGGTCGCGCAGGCCAGTGATGGCGGCGGATCGATCCGTATTCCGGCGTCCTGCACGGGCCTGTTCGGCATCAAGCCGTCGCGCGGCCGGGTGCCGATGGGGCCGGGGCGGACCGAAGGCTGGAACGGCATGTCCACCGTCCACGCCGTCAGCCGCAGCGTGCGGGACAGCGCCGCCCTGCTGGATGCCTGCCATGGCCGTGAAACCGGCAGCCGCTATGTCGCCCCGCTGCCGGACCGTCCGTATCTGGAGGAAGTGTCCCGCGATCCGGGCAAGTTGCGGATTGCTCTGTGGCGCAAGGCGCCGAACGGGACGATGCCGGACGCCGATGCGGAGGCAGGTCTCGTCGCGACGGCGAAACTTCTGGAAGAGCTTGGCCATGACGTGGTCGAGACCGGACCGGAGTTCGACGGCGAACTGCTCGCCAAATATGCGCTGTTCACGATCTCCGCCAATATTGCCGCCGCCTTCGACGACCGCTCCGAGATGCTGGGCCGGCCAGTACGCGAGGATGAGATGGAGCTGATCACGGCGTCCATGGCCGCGCTCGGCCGTACGGTGCCGATGGTGGAACTGGCCAAGGCCAACAACCTCTTCAATTCGGTCGCGATCGACTATGAGCAATTCCTTATTGATGGCGGGTTTGACCTGACCCTCTCGCCCGTCACGCACCGTGCGCCCGACAAGCTGGGCACCATGTCGCTGGCGCAGGATGGCGATGCGATGGGCAAGGCGCTCGCCGGGTTCGGCGCGCATTGCCCGATCTTCAACCAGACCGGCTGCCCGGCCATGTCCGTGCCGCTGCACTGGACCGATGCGACCGAAGACGCGCCAGGCGGGCTGCCGATTGGCATGATGTTTGGCGGACGGCTCGGGTCTGAAAGTCTTTTGTTCCGTCTGGCTGGACAATTGGAACAGGCCCGGCCATGGGCAGGTAAACGCCCGCCGCACTGGGTGGGCTGAACCAGACGGACGAAAGACGATGAGTGAGCTGAAGACCCATTCCGGCGGATGCCATT
This is a stretch of genomic DNA from Hyphomonas adhaerens MHS-3. It encodes these proteins:
- a CDS encoding amidase, which encodes MREYTDYDGLGLAELVRSKQVSAGELLDAAVTRAEAAQETLNCFTALYPDLAKSQLDSGIGSGPFAGVPFVTKDLAVEVKGAPLTNGSVAWKGNVAQRDSVLTERYRQAGLVFFGQTTSPEYGLTTTTESTLYGQTRNPWDLTRTSGGSSGGASAAVAAGVLPVAQASDGGGSIRIPASCTGLFGIKPSRGRVPMGPGRTEGWNGMSTVHAVSRSVRDSAALLDACHGRETGSRYVAPLPDRPYLEEVSRDPGKLRIALWRKAPNGTMPDADAEAGLVATAKLLEELGHDVVETGPEFDGELLAKYALFTISANIAAAFDDRSEMLGRPVREDEMELITASMAALGRTVPMVELAKANNLFNSVAIDYEQFLIDGGFDLTLSPVTHRAPDKLGTMSLAQDGDAMGKALAGFGAHCPIFNQTGCPAMSVPLHWTDATEDAPGGLPIGMMFGGRLGSESLLFRLAGQLEQARPWAGKRPPHWVG